From the Conger conger chromosome 14, fConCon1.1, whole genome shotgun sequence genome, one window contains:
- the LOC133109681 gene encoding scm-like with four MBT domains protein 1 isoform X2, which translates to MNHELLDSDAGSGQDESEFNWDEYLEEEGATAVPHHAFKHVDLSLHTGLTPGMKLEVCVKGEPEGFWVATIITTCGQLLLLRYEGYHDDRRADFWCDIMTADLHPIGWSRQHGREMRPPEGVREKHENVDALLEKSLSEGCSAPANLLEGPHRGRNPLDLLAPGLSVELQDREDAGTAWAAQIQENVGGRLRLRYAGTEGLPQKQASLWLFYLHPYLHPPGWAKEHGCTLSPPVGLRGLRSEAQWDEVRQRTISQTEDSDITGELFKDQQTVCAHSFTEGMKLEAVDPISPFCIRPATVTKVFSDQYFLVTMDDLRTEAGATGARGPSFLCHRDSIGIFPVQWSLKSGLQLGPPPGYQGQDFDWADYLKQCGAEAAPEHCFPTEQCDHDFRVSMKLEAVNPLSPEHIHVATVTGVRGQHLWLRLEELKQSVPELITHVDSMDIFPVSWCETNGYSLRHPRKPPVQKERKVAVVQPAKHRTLPRASLPDALKQQVNSQSENGTGNGKYTCPKIYFNHRCFSGPYLNKGRIAELPQCVGPGNCVLVLKEVLTLLINSAYKPSRVLRELQLDEEARWHGQGEALKAKYKGKSYRATVDIVRTADQVAQFCKRTCIKLECCPNLFGPRMVLEQCSENCSVLTKTKYTHYYGKKKSKPVGRPPGGHTNLEGGMKRPGRRRKRRKHFFVHKKKRSSASLDSTPAGSPQGSGEDEEDLDEEDSLSEDSGSELQDEQQDDSEVSERKSQPPSPTEKPRPSRRRKARSSSYSDDENQPPSPKSLRGEVPQKLHFDSSPLEWSVTDVVRFIRTTDCAPLARIFFDQEIDGQALLLLTLPTVQECMDLKLGPAIKLCHHIEKVKLAFYQQFAS; encoded by the exons ATGAACCATGAGCTGCTGGATTCTG ACGCAGGCTCTGGGCAGGACGAATCCGAGTTCAACTGGGACGAGTATCTGGAGGAGGAAGGGGCGACGGCTGTACCCCACCACGCCTTCAAACAC gTTGACCTGAGCTTGCACACGGGCCTCACTCCAGGCATGAAGCTGGAGGTGTGTGTAAAGGGTGAGCCCGAGGGCTTCTGGGTAGCCACTATCATCACCACCTGcgggcagctgctgctgctgcgttATGAGGGTTACCACGACGACCGCCGGGCAGACTTCTGGTGTGACATCATGACCGCCGACCTGCATCCCATTGGCTGGAGCAGACAGCACGGACGAGAAATGAGACCTCCCGAGG GTGTACGTGAGAAGCATGAGAACGTGGATGCCCTTCTGGAGAAGTCTCTGTCAGAGGGCTGTAGTGCGCCTGCCAATCTGCTGGAGGGG CCACACAGGGGCAGGAACCCCCTGGACCTGCTAGCCCCAGGTttgagtgtggagctgcagGACCGGGAGGATGCTGGAACGGCATGGGCGGCCCAGATCCAGGAGAATGTCGGGGGACGACTGCGTCTCCGCTATGCTGGCACAGAGGGGTTGCCACAGAAGCAGGCCAGTCTTTGGCTATTCTACCTGCACCCCTACCTGCACCCCCCTGGCTGGGCCAAGGAGCATGGATGCACACTATCTCCCCCTGTTG GACTCCGTGGTCTGCGCAGCGAGGCCCAGTGGGATGAGGTTCGACAGAGGACCATCAGTCAAACCGAGGACAGCGACATCACTGGGGAGCTCTTCAAG GACCAGCAGACCGTCTGTGCTCACTCCTTCACTGAGGGCATGAAGCTGGAGGCTGTGGATCCCATCTCCCCTTTCTGCAtcagacctgccactgtcaccaAG GTGTTCAGTGACCAGTACTTCCTGGTAACGATGGACGATCTCCGGACAGAAGCTGGGGCCACAGGGGCCCGGGGCCCCTCGTTCCTGTGTCACAGGGACAGCATCGGGATCTTCCCTGTGCAGTGGAGCCTGAAGAGTGGCCTGCAGCTCGGCCCCCCGCCAG GATACCAGGGGCAGGACTTTGACTGGGCAGATTACCTGAAACAGTGTGGGGCAGAGGCTGCACCTGAACACTGCTTCCCCACT gaGCAGTGTGATCATGATTTTAGGGTGTCAATGAAGCTGGAGGCAGTAAACCCACTCTCCCCCGAACATATCCACGTGGCAACTGTcaccggggtcagaggtcaacacCTCTGGCTTCGGCTGGAAG AGTTGAAGCAGTCAGTTCCAGAGCTAATTACCCATGTGGACTCCATGGATATATTTCCTGTCAGCTGGTGTGAGACCAATGGCTACTCCCTCCGACACCCCCGTAAGCCTCCAG TTCAGAAGGAGAGGAAGGTAGCAGTGGTCCAGCCAGCTAAGCA CAGGACTCTGCCTAGAGCTTCACTTCCTGATGCCCTGAAACAGCAGGTGAACAGCCAGTCAGAGAACG GAACAGGGAATGGAAAGTACACCTGCCCCAAGATCTACTTCAACCACCGCTGCTTCTCCGGGCCGTACCTGAACAAGGGCCGCATCGCCGAGCTGCCGCAGTGCGTGGGGCCCGGGAACTGCGTCTTAGTGCtgaaggag GTGCTGACGCTCCTGATTAATTCCGCCTACAAGCCCAGTCGTGTGCTGAGGGAGCTGCAGCTGGACGAGGAGGCGCGCTGGCACGGCCAGGGGGAGGCGCTCAAGGCCAA ATACAAGGGGAAGAGCTACCGGGCCACAGTGGACATCGTACGCACTGCGGACCAGGTTGCTCAGTTCTGCAAGAGGACCTGTATCAAGCTGGAGTGCTGCCCAAACCTGTTTGGACCGAGGATGGTCCTGGAGCAATGTTCCGAGAACTGCTCTGTTCTAACCAAGACCAAATACA caCATTACTATGGTAAAAAGAAGAGCAAACCTGTTGGACGCCCACCGGGCGGTCACACCAATCTGGAGGGAGGGATGAAGAGGCCAGGAAGGAGGAGGAAGCGAAGGAAACACTTCTTCGTCCACAAAAAGAAACGCTCCTCAGCCTCGCTCGACAGCACCCCTGCTGGCTCGCCACAG GGCAGCggtgaggatgaggaagatCTGGATGAGGAAGACTCCTTGAGTGAAGACTCTGGCTCCGAGCTGCAGGATGAACAGCAGGACGACTCCGAAGTCTCAGAGAGAAAAtctcagcccccctcccccacagagaagccccgcccctcccgccGTCGCAAAGCCCGCTCCTCCTCCTACTCTGACGACGAGAACCAGCCTCCCTCGCCCAAG AGCCTACGGGGGGAGGTGCCGCAGAAGCTGCACTTTGACAGCAGCCCACTGGAGTGGAGCGTGACCGATGTGGTGCGCTTCATCAGGACCACAGACTGCGCTCCCCTGGCTCGCATTTTCTTTGACCAG GAGATTGATGGACAGGCCCTACTCCTCCTGACCCTACCCACAGTGCAAGAGTGCATGGACCTGAAGCTGGGCCCCGCCATCAAACTGTGTCACCACATTGAGAAGGTCAAGCTAGCCTTCTATCAGCAGTTTGCCAGCTGA
- the LOC133109681 gene encoding scm-like with four MBT domains protein 1 isoform X4, whose product MNHELLDSDAGSGQDESEFNWDEYLEEEGATAVPHHAFKHVDLSLHTGLTPGMKLEVCVKGEPEGFWVATIITTCGQLLLLRYEGYHDDRRADFWCDIMTADLHPIGWSRQHGREMRPPEGVREKHENVDALLEKSLSEGCSAPANLLEGPHRGRNPLDLLAPGLSVELQDREDAGTAWAAQIQENVGGRLRLRYAGTEGLPQKQASLWLFYLHPYLHPPGWAKEHGCTLSPPVGLRGLRSEAQWDEVRQRTISQTEDSDITGELFKDQQTVCAHSFTEGMKLEAVDPISPFCIRPATVTKVFSDQYFLVTMDDLRTEAGATGARGPSFLCHRDSIGIFPVQWSLKSGLQLGPPPGYQGQDFDWADYLKQCGAEAAPEHCFPTEQCDHDFRVSMKLEAVNPLSPEHIHVATVTGVRGQHLWLRLEELKQSVPELITHVDSMDIFPVSWCETNGYSLRHPLQKERKVAVVQPAKHRTLPRASLPDALKQQVNSQSENGTGNGKYTCPKIYFNHRCFSGPYLNKGRIAELPQCVGPGNCVLVLKEVLTLLINSAYKPSRVLRELQLDEEARWHGQGEALKAKYKGKSYRATVDIVRTADQVAQFCKRTCIKLECCPNLFGPRMVLEQCSENCSVLTKTKYTHYYGKKKSKPVGRPPGGHTNLEGGMKRPGRRRKRRKHFFVHKKKRSSASLDSTPAGSPQGSGEDEEDLDEEDSLSEDSGSELQDEQQDDSEVSERKSQPPSPTEKPRPSRRRKARSSSYSDDENQPPSPKSLRGEVPQKLHFDSSPLEWSVTDVVRFIRTTDCAPLARIFFDQEIDGQALLLLTLPTVQECMDLKLGPAIKLCHHIEKVKLAFYQQFAS is encoded by the exons ATGAACCATGAGCTGCTGGATTCTG ACGCAGGCTCTGGGCAGGACGAATCCGAGTTCAACTGGGACGAGTATCTGGAGGAGGAAGGGGCGACGGCTGTACCCCACCACGCCTTCAAACAC gTTGACCTGAGCTTGCACACGGGCCTCACTCCAGGCATGAAGCTGGAGGTGTGTGTAAAGGGTGAGCCCGAGGGCTTCTGGGTAGCCACTATCATCACCACCTGcgggcagctgctgctgctgcgttATGAGGGTTACCACGACGACCGCCGGGCAGACTTCTGGTGTGACATCATGACCGCCGACCTGCATCCCATTGGCTGGAGCAGACAGCACGGACGAGAAATGAGACCTCCCGAGG GTGTACGTGAGAAGCATGAGAACGTGGATGCCCTTCTGGAGAAGTCTCTGTCAGAGGGCTGTAGTGCGCCTGCCAATCTGCTGGAGGGG CCACACAGGGGCAGGAACCCCCTGGACCTGCTAGCCCCAGGTttgagtgtggagctgcagGACCGGGAGGATGCTGGAACGGCATGGGCGGCCCAGATCCAGGAGAATGTCGGGGGACGACTGCGTCTCCGCTATGCTGGCACAGAGGGGTTGCCACAGAAGCAGGCCAGTCTTTGGCTATTCTACCTGCACCCCTACCTGCACCCCCCTGGCTGGGCCAAGGAGCATGGATGCACACTATCTCCCCCTGTTG GACTCCGTGGTCTGCGCAGCGAGGCCCAGTGGGATGAGGTTCGACAGAGGACCATCAGTCAAACCGAGGACAGCGACATCACTGGGGAGCTCTTCAAG GACCAGCAGACCGTCTGTGCTCACTCCTTCACTGAGGGCATGAAGCTGGAGGCTGTGGATCCCATCTCCCCTTTCTGCAtcagacctgccactgtcaccaAG GTGTTCAGTGACCAGTACTTCCTGGTAACGATGGACGATCTCCGGACAGAAGCTGGGGCCACAGGGGCCCGGGGCCCCTCGTTCCTGTGTCACAGGGACAGCATCGGGATCTTCCCTGTGCAGTGGAGCCTGAAGAGTGGCCTGCAGCTCGGCCCCCCGCCAG GATACCAGGGGCAGGACTTTGACTGGGCAGATTACCTGAAACAGTGTGGGGCAGAGGCTGCACCTGAACACTGCTTCCCCACT gaGCAGTGTGATCATGATTTTAGGGTGTCAATGAAGCTGGAGGCAGTAAACCCACTCTCCCCCGAACATATCCACGTGGCAACTGTcaccggggtcagaggtcaacacCTCTGGCTTCGGCTGGAAG AGTTGAAGCAGTCAGTTCCAGAGCTAATTACCCATGTGGACTCCATGGATATATTTCCTGTCAGCTGGTGTGAGACCAATGGCTACTCCCTCCGACACCCCC TTCAGAAGGAGAGGAAGGTAGCAGTGGTCCAGCCAGCTAAGCA CAGGACTCTGCCTAGAGCTTCACTTCCTGATGCCCTGAAACAGCAGGTGAACAGCCAGTCAGAGAACG GAACAGGGAATGGAAAGTACACCTGCCCCAAGATCTACTTCAACCACCGCTGCTTCTCCGGGCCGTACCTGAACAAGGGCCGCATCGCCGAGCTGCCGCAGTGCGTGGGGCCCGGGAACTGCGTCTTAGTGCtgaaggag GTGCTGACGCTCCTGATTAATTCCGCCTACAAGCCCAGTCGTGTGCTGAGGGAGCTGCAGCTGGACGAGGAGGCGCGCTGGCACGGCCAGGGGGAGGCGCTCAAGGCCAA ATACAAGGGGAAGAGCTACCGGGCCACAGTGGACATCGTACGCACTGCGGACCAGGTTGCTCAGTTCTGCAAGAGGACCTGTATCAAGCTGGAGTGCTGCCCAAACCTGTTTGGACCGAGGATGGTCCTGGAGCAATGTTCCGAGAACTGCTCTGTTCTAACCAAGACCAAATACA caCATTACTATGGTAAAAAGAAGAGCAAACCTGTTGGACGCCCACCGGGCGGTCACACCAATCTGGAGGGAGGGATGAAGAGGCCAGGAAGGAGGAGGAAGCGAAGGAAACACTTCTTCGTCCACAAAAAGAAACGCTCCTCAGCCTCGCTCGACAGCACCCCTGCTGGCTCGCCACAG GGCAGCggtgaggatgaggaagatCTGGATGAGGAAGACTCCTTGAGTGAAGACTCTGGCTCCGAGCTGCAGGATGAACAGCAGGACGACTCCGAAGTCTCAGAGAGAAAAtctcagcccccctcccccacagagaagccccgcccctcccgccGTCGCAAAGCCCGCTCCTCCTCCTACTCTGACGACGAGAACCAGCCTCCCTCGCCCAAG AGCCTACGGGGGGAGGTGCCGCAGAAGCTGCACTTTGACAGCAGCCCACTGGAGTGGAGCGTGACCGATGTGGTGCGCTTCATCAGGACCACAGACTGCGCTCCCCTGGCTCGCATTTTCTTTGACCAG GAGATTGATGGACAGGCCCTACTCCTCCTGACCCTACCCACAGTGCAAGAGTGCATGGACCTGAAGCTGGGCCCCGCCATCAAACTGTGTCACCACATTGAGAAGGTCAAGCTAGCCTTCTATCAGCAGTTTGCCAGCTGA
- the LOC133109681 gene encoding scm-like with four MBT domains protein 1 isoform X3 — protein sequence MNHELLDSDAGSGQDESEFNWDEYLEEEGATAVPHHAFKHVDLSLHTGLTPGMKLEVCVKGEPEGFWVATIITTCGQLLLLRYEGYHDDRRADFWCDIMTADLHPIGWSRQHGREMRPPEGVREKHENVDALLEKSLSEGCSAPANLLEGPHRGRNPLDLLAPGLSVELQDREDAGTAWAAQIQENVGGRLRLRYAGTEGLPQKQASLWLFYLHPYLHPPGWAKEHGCTLSPPVGLRGLRSEAQWDEVRQRTISQTEDSDITGELFKDQQTVCAHSFTEGMKLEAVDPISPFCIRPATVTKVFSDQYFLVTMDDLRTEAGATGARGPSFLCHRDSIGIFPVQWSLKSGLQLGPPPGYQGQDFDWADYLKQCGAEAAPEHCFPTEQCDHDFRVSMKLEAVNPLSPEHIHVATVTGVRGQHLWLRLEELKQSVPELITHVDSMDIFPVSWCETNGYSLRHPRKPPVQKERKVAVVQPAKQTLPRASLPDALKQQVNSQSENGTGNGKYTCPKIYFNHRCFSGPYLNKGRIAELPQCVGPGNCVLVLKEVLTLLINSAYKPSRVLRELQLDEEARWHGQGEALKAKYKGKSYRATVDIVRTADQVAQFCKRTCIKLECCPNLFGPRMVLEQCSENCSVLTKTKYTHYYGKKKSKPVGRPPGGHTNLEGGMKRPGRRRKRRKHFFVHKKKRSSASLDSTPAGSPQGSGEDEEDLDEEDSLSEDSGSELQDEQQDDSEVSERKSQPPSPTEKPRPSRRRKARSSSYSDDENQPPSPKSLRGEVPQKLHFDSSPLEWSVTDVVRFIRTTDCAPLARIFFDQEIDGQALLLLTLPTVQECMDLKLGPAIKLCHHIEKVKLAFYQQFAS from the exons ATGAACCATGAGCTGCTGGATTCTG ACGCAGGCTCTGGGCAGGACGAATCCGAGTTCAACTGGGACGAGTATCTGGAGGAGGAAGGGGCGACGGCTGTACCCCACCACGCCTTCAAACAC gTTGACCTGAGCTTGCACACGGGCCTCACTCCAGGCATGAAGCTGGAGGTGTGTGTAAAGGGTGAGCCCGAGGGCTTCTGGGTAGCCACTATCATCACCACCTGcgggcagctgctgctgctgcgttATGAGGGTTACCACGACGACCGCCGGGCAGACTTCTGGTGTGACATCATGACCGCCGACCTGCATCCCATTGGCTGGAGCAGACAGCACGGACGAGAAATGAGACCTCCCGAGG GTGTACGTGAGAAGCATGAGAACGTGGATGCCCTTCTGGAGAAGTCTCTGTCAGAGGGCTGTAGTGCGCCTGCCAATCTGCTGGAGGGG CCACACAGGGGCAGGAACCCCCTGGACCTGCTAGCCCCAGGTttgagtgtggagctgcagGACCGGGAGGATGCTGGAACGGCATGGGCGGCCCAGATCCAGGAGAATGTCGGGGGACGACTGCGTCTCCGCTATGCTGGCACAGAGGGGTTGCCACAGAAGCAGGCCAGTCTTTGGCTATTCTACCTGCACCCCTACCTGCACCCCCCTGGCTGGGCCAAGGAGCATGGATGCACACTATCTCCCCCTGTTG GACTCCGTGGTCTGCGCAGCGAGGCCCAGTGGGATGAGGTTCGACAGAGGACCATCAGTCAAACCGAGGACAGCGACATCACTGGGGAGCTCTTCAAG GACCAGCAGACCGTCTGTGCTCACTCCTTCACTGAGGGCATGAAGCTGGAGGCTGTGGATCCCATCTCCCCTTTCTGCAtcagacctgccactgtcaccaAG GTGTTCAGTGACCAGTACTTCCTGGTAACGATGGACGATCTCCGGACAGAAGCTGGGGCCACAGGGGCCCGGGGCCCCTCGTTCCTGTGTCACAGGGACAGCATCGGGATCTTCCCTGTGCAGTGGAGCCTGAAGAGTGGCCTGCAGCTCGGCCCCCCGCCAG GATACCAGGGGCAGGACTTTGACTGGGCAGATTACCTGAAACAGTGTGGGGCAGAGGCTGCACCTGAACACTGCTTCCCCACT gaGCAGTGTGATCATGATTTTAGGGTGTCAATGAAGCTGGAGGCAGTAAACCCACTCTCCCCCGAACATATCCACGTGGCAACTGTcaccggggtcagaggtcaacacCTCTGGCTTCGGCTGGAAG AGTTGAAGCAGTCAGTTCCAGAGCTAATTACCCATGTGGACTCCATGGATATATTTCCTGTCAGCTGGTGTGAGACCAATGGCTACTCCCTCCGACACCCCCGTAAGCCTCCAG TTCAGAAGGAGAGGAAGGTAGCAGTGGTCCAGCCAGCTAAGCA GACTCTGCCTAGAGCTTCACTTCCTGATGCCCTGAAACAGCAGGTGAACAGCCAGTCAGAGAACG GAACAGGGAATGGAAAGTACACCTGCCCCAAGATCTACTTCAACCACCGCTGCTTCTCCGGGCCGTACCTGAACAAGGGCCGCATCGCCGAGCTGCCGCAGTGCGTGGGGCCCGGGAACTGCGTCTTAGTGCtgaaggag GTGCTGACGCTCCTGATTAATTCCGCCTACAAGCCCAGTCGTGTGCTGAGGGAGCTGCAGCTGGACGAGGAGGCGCGCTGGCACGGCCAGGGGGAGGCGCTCAAGGCCAA ATACAAGGGGAAGAGCTACCGGGCCACAGTGGACATCGTACGCACTGCGGACCAGGTTGCTCAGTTCTGCAAGAGGACCTGTATCAAGCTGGAGTGCTGCCCAAACCTGTTTGGACCGAGGATGGTCCTGGAGCAATGTTCCGAGAACTGCTCTGTTCTAACCAAGACCAAATACA caCATTACTATGGTAAAAAGAAGAGCAAACCTGTTGGACGCCCACCGGGCGGTCACACCAATCTGGAGGGAGGGATGAAGAGGCCAGGAAGGAGGAGGAAGCGAAGGAAACACTTCTTCGTCCACAAAAAGAAACGCTCCTCAGCCTCGCTCGACAGCACCCCTGCTGGCTCGCCACAG GGCAGCggtgaggatgaggaagatCTGGATGAGGAAGACTCCTTGAGTGAAGACTCTGGCTCCGAGCTGCAGGATGAACAGCAGGACGACTCCGAAGTCTCAGAGAGAAAAtctcagcccccctcccccacagagaagccccgcccctcccgccGTCGCAAAGCCCGCTCCTCCTCCTACTCTGACGACGAGAACCAGCCTCCCTCGCCCAAG AGCCTACGGGGGGAGGTGCCGCAGAAGCTGCACTTTGACAGCAGCCCACTGGAGTGGAGCGTGACCGATGTGGTGCGCTTCATCAGGACCACAGACTGCGCTCCCCTGGCTCGCATTTTCTTTGACCAG GAGATTGATGGACAGGCCCTACTCCTCCTGACCCTACCCACAGTGCAAGAGTGCATGGACCTGAAGCTGGGCCCCGCCATCAAACTGTGTCACCACATTGAGAAGGTCAAGCTAGCCTTCTATCAGCAGTTTGCCAGCTGA
- the LOC133109681 gene encoding scm-like with four MBT domains protein 1 isoform X1: MNHELLDSDAGSGQDESEFNWDEYLEEEGATAVPHHAFKHVDLSLHTGLTPGMKLEVCVKGEPEGFWVATIITTCGQLLLLRYEGYHDDRRADFWCDIMTADLHPIGWSRQHGREMRPPEGVREKHENVDALLEKSLSEGCSAPANLLEGPHRGRNPLDLLAPGLSVELQDREDAGTAWAAQIQENVGGRLRLRYAGTEGLPQKQASLWLFYLHPYLHPPGWAKEHGCTLSPPVGLRGLRSEAQWDEVRQRTISQTEDSDITGELFKDQQTVCAHSFTEGMKLEAVDPISPFCIRPATVTKVFSDQYFLVTMDDLRTEAGATGARGPSFLCHRDSIGIFPVQWSLKSGLQLGPPPGYQGQDFDWADYLKQCGAEAAPEHCFPTEQCDHDFRVSMKLEAVNPLSPEHIHVATVTGVRGQHLWLRLEELKQSVPELITHVDSMDIFPVSWCETNGYSLRHPRKPPVQKERKVAVVQPAKHRTLPRASLPDALKQQVNSQSENAGSVLWACGTTGTGNGKYTCPKIYFNHRCFSGPYLNKGRIAELPQCVGPGNCVLVLKEVLTLLINSAYKPSRVLRELQLDEEARWHGQGEALKAKYKGKSYRATVDIVRTADQVAQFCKRTCIKLECCPNLFGPRMVLEQCSENCSVLTKTKYTHYYGKKKSKPVGRPPGGHTNLEGGMKRPGRRRKRRKHFFVHKKKRSSASLDSTPAGSPQGSGEDEEDLDEEDSLSEDSGSELQDEQQDDSEVSERKSQPPSPTEKPRPSRRRKARSSSYSDDENQPPSPKSLRGEVPQKLHFDSSPLEWSVTDVVRFIRTTDCAPLARIFFDQEIDGQALLLLTLPTVQECMDLKLGPAIKLCHHIEKVKLAFYQQFAS, encoded by the exons ATGAACCATGAGCTGCTGGATTCTG ACGCAGGCTCTGGGCAGGACGAATCCGAGTTCAACTGGGACGAGTATCTGGAGGAGGAAGGGGCGACGGCTGTACCCCACCACGCCTTCAAACAC gTTGACCTGAGCTTGCACACGGGCCTCACTCCAGGCATGAAGCTGGAGGTGTGTGTAAAGGGTGAGCCCGAGGGCTTCTGGGTAGCCACTATCATCACCACCTGcgggcagctgctgctgctgcgttATGAGGGTTACCACGACGACCGCCGGGCAGACTTCTGGTGTGACATCATGACCGCCGACCTGCATCCCATTGGCTGGAGCAGACAGCACGGACGAGAAATGAGACCTCCCGAGG GTGTACGTGAGAAGCATGAGAACGTGGATGCCCTTCTGGAGAAGTCTCTGTCAGAGGGCTGTAGTGCGCCTGCCAATCTGCTGGAGGGG CCACACAGGGGCAGGAACCCCCTGGACCTGCTAGCCCCAGGTttgagtgtggagctgcagGACCGGGAGGATGCTGGAACGGCATGGGCGGCCCAGATCCAGGAGAATGTCGGGGGACGACTGCGTCTCCGCTATGCTGGCACAGAGGGGTTGCCACAGAAGCAGGCCAGTCTTTGGCTATTCTACCTGCACCCCTACCTGCACCCCCCTGGCTGGGCCAAGGAGCATGGATGCACACTATCTCCCCCTGTTG GACTCCGTGGTCTGCGCAGCGAGGCCCAGTGGGATGAGGTTCGACAGAGGACCATCAGTCAAACCGAGGACAGCGACATCACTGGGGAGCTCTTCAAG GACCAGCAGACCGTCTGTGCTCACTCCTTCACTGAGGGCATGAAGCTGGAGGCTGTGGATCCCATCTCCCCTTTCTGCAtcagacctgccactgtcaccaAG GTGTTCAGTGACCAGTACTTCCTGGTAACGATGGACGATCTCCGGACAGAAGCTGGGGCCACAGGGGCCCGGGGCCCCTCGTTCCTGTGTCACAGGGACAGCATCGGGATCTTCCCTGTGCAGTGGAGCCTGAAGAGTGGCCTGCAGCTCGGCCCCCCGCCAG GATACCAGGGGCAGGACTTTGACTGGGCAGATTACCTGAAACAGTGTGGGGCAGAGGCTGCACCTGAACACTGCTTCCCCACT gaGCAGTGTGATCATGATTTTAGGGTGTCAATGAAGCTGGAGGCAGTAAACCCACTCTCCCCCGAACATATCCACGTGGCAACTGTcaccggggtcagaggtcaacacCTCTGGCTTCGGCTGGAAG AGTTGAAGCAGTCAGTTCCAGAGCTAATTACCCATGTGGACTCCATGGATATATTTCCTGTCAGCTGGTGTGAGACCAATGGCTACTCCCTCCGACACCCCCGTAAGCCTCCAG TTCAGAAGGAGAGGAAGGTAGCAGTGGTCCAGCCAGCTAAGCA CAGGACTCTGCCTAGAGCTTCACTTCCTGATGCCCTGAAACAGCAGGTGAACAGCCAGTCAGAGAACG CCGGTTCTGTGCTTTGGGCTTGTGGCACGACAGGAACAGGGAATGGAAAGTACACCTGCCCCAAGATCTACTTCAACCACCGCTGCTTCTCCGGGCCGTACCTGAACAAGGGCCGCATCGCCGAGCTGCCGCAGTGCGTGGGGCCCGGGAACTGCGTCTTAGTGCtgaaggag GTGCTGACGCTCCTGATTAATTCCGCCTACAAGCCCAGTCGTGTGCTGAGGGAGCTGCAGCTGGACGAGGAGGCGCGCTGGCACGGCCAGGGGGAGGCGCTCAAGGCCAA ATACAAGGGGAAGAGCTACCGGGCCACAGTGGACATCGTACGCACTGCGGACCAGGTTGCTCAGTTCTGCAAGAGGACCTGTATCAAGCTGGAGTGCTGCCCAAACCTGTTTGGACCGAGGATGGTCCTGGAGCAATGTTCCGAGAACTGCTCTGTTCTAACCAAGACCAAATACA caCATTACTATGGTAAAAAGAAGAGCAAACCTGTTGGACGCCCACCGGGCGGTCACACCAATCTGGAGGGAGGGATGAAGAGGCCAGGAAGGAGGAGGAAGCGAAGGAAACACTTCTTCGTCCACAAAAAGAAACGCTCCTCAGCCTCGCTCGACAGCACCCCTGCTGGCTCGCCACAG GGCAGCggtgaggatgaggaagatCTGGATGAGGAAGACTCCTTGAGTGAAGACTCTGGCTCCGAGCTGCAGGATGAACAGCAGGACGACTCCGAAGTCTCAGAGAGAAAAtctcagcccccctcccccacagagaagccccgcccctcccgccGTCGCAAAGCCCGCTCCTCCTCCTACTCTGACGACGAGAACCAGCCTCCCTCGCCCAAG AGCCTACGGGGGGAGGTGCCGCAGAAGCTGCACTTTGACAGCAGCCCACTGGAGTGGAGCGTGACCGATGTGGTGCGCTTCATCAGGACCACAGACTGCGCTCCCCTGGCTCGCATTTTCTTTGACCAG GAGATTGATGGACAGGCCCTACTCCTCCTGACCCTACCCACAGTGCAAGAGTGCATGGACCTGAAGCTGGGCCCCGCCATCAAACTGTGTCACCACATTGAGAAGGTCAAGCTAGCCTTCTATCAGCAGTTTGCCAGCTGA